A single genomic interval of Lathyrus oleraceus cultivar Zhongwan6 chromosome 7, CAAS_Psat_ZW6_1.0, whole genome shotgun sequence harbors:
- the LOC127103433 gene encoding tyrosine-protein phosphatase DSP3, giving the protein MDQRWHIKQKLQTLKMRYIYLCPEPYPEENLEFLKSQNIRLFQFGIEGKTEVSLPILNDSIMEALKILLDVRNHPVLIHCKRGKHRTGCVVGCFRKMQNWCLSSVFEKYQRYAGAKSRTTDLTFIEMFDIINLRQCLYSIIYQYQGVSKKRRLMYQGETTQKPPRLTSF; this is encoded by the exons ATGGACCAG AGGTGGCACATCAAACAGAAGCTACAGACTTTAAAAATGAGGTACAT ATACTTGTGTCCTGAACCCTATCCGGAGGAGAATTTGGAGTTTCTTAAATCACAGAATATTCGTCTATTTCAATTTGGAATTGAGGGGAAAACG GAAGTTTCTTTACCTATTCTCAATGATTCTATTATGGAGGCTTTGAAAATTTTACTTG ATGTGAGAAATCACCCTGTTTTGATTCATTGCAAACGAGGAAAG CATAGAACAGGTTGTGTAGTTGGTTGCTTCAGAAAGATGCAGAACTGGTGTCTGTCTTCTGTGTTTGAGAAGTACCAGCGCTATGCTGGTGCTAAATCCAGGACAACGGATTTAACATTTATAGAGATGTTTGACATCATAAATCTTAGGCAGTGCCTCTACAGCATCATCTACCAGTATCAAGGTGTTTCAAAGAAGCGCAGATTGATGTATCAAGGCGAGACTACGCAGAAGCCACCCCGTTTGACATCGTTTTAG